Proteins encoded within one genomic window of Fibrobacter sp. UWP2:
- a CDS encoding glutamine synthetase family protein — protein sequence MATIDMSANALVTALKKPRDKFTKEDIKKFIRDNDIRHVNFMYAGGDGRLKTLNFVVNDADYLDEILSCGERVDGSSLFSYIEASSSDLYVVPRFSTAFMDPFATLPTLCLLCSFFNKDGQPLESSPEYTLHKACEAFKKETGMEFQAMGELEYYVIADDPQTFPAVDQKGYHESAPFAKFNEFRQKCMLYIAQAGGQIKYGHSEVGNFTQDGKLYEQNEIEFLPCPAEDAANQLTIAKWMIRNLGAQLGLDVTFAPKITVGKAGSGLHIHMRIMKDGNNQMLKNGVISETARRAIAGMMKLAPSITAFGNQNPTSYLRLVPHQEAPTNVCWGDRNRSVLVRVPLGWASKTDLCKIANPNEKGSSYDTHQKQTVEMRSPDASANVYLLMAGLCVACRYGLSLKDGLKIADQTYVNVNIHKKENAKLLSKLDTLPDSCWASADCLAKQRKVYEEFGVFSPAMIDGIMAQLKAFKDKTLRAQVTKSKTAMQKLVKTYFYCG from the coding sequence ATGGCTACAATCGACATGTCCGCAAATGCCCTCGTCACGGCACTCAAGAAACCCCGTGACAAATTCACCAAGGAAGACATCAAAAAGTTCATTCGTGACAACGACATCCGTCACGTGAATTTCATGTATGCAGGTGGCGACGGACGCCTCAAGACCCTCAACTTCGTGGTGAACGACGCCGACTACCTGGACGAAATCCTCAGCTGCGGCGAACGCGTGGACGGTTCCTCGCTGTTCAGCTACATCGAAGCCTCCTCCTCCGACCTGTACGTAGTGCCCCGCTTCTCCACGGCATTCATGGACCCGTTTGCCACCCTCCCCACCCTCTGCCTGCTCTGCAGTTTCTTCAACAAGGATGGGCAGCCGCTGGAATCTTCCCCGGAATACACGCTCCACAAGGCATGCGAGGCCTTCAAGAAGGAAACCGGCATGGAATTCCAGGCCATGGGCGAACTCGAATACTACGTGATTGCCGATGACCCGCAAACATTCCCCGCCGTTGACCAGAAGGGCTACCATGAAAGCGCCCCGTTCGCGAAGTTCAACGAGTTCCGCCAGAAGTGCATGCTCTACATCGCTCAAGCGGGTGGCCAGATCAAGTACGGCCATAGCGAAGTGGGCAACTTCACGCAAGACGGCAAGCTCTACGAACAGAACGAAATCGAGTTCCTCCCCTGCCCGGCAGAAGACGCGGCCAACCAGCTCACCATCGCCAAGTGGATGATCCGTAACCTCGGCGCACAGCTCGGCCTCGACGTGACGTTCGCCCCGAAGATTACCGTTGGCAAGGCCGGCTCGGGCCTGCACATCCACATGCGCATCATGAAGGACGGCAACAACCAGATGCTCAAGAACGGCGTCATCAGCGAAACCGCCCGCCGCGCCATCGCCGGCATGATGAAGCTCGCCCCGTCCATCACCGCGTTCGGCAACCAGAACCCGACATCTTACCTGCGCCTGGTGCCCCACCAGGAAGCCCCGACCAACGTGTGCTGGGGTGACCGCAACCGCTCCGTGCTCGTGCGCGTACCGCTCGGCTGGGCTTCGAAGACCGACCTCTGCAAGATTGCGAACCCGAACGAAAAGGGCTCGAGCTACGACACGCACCAGAAGCAGACCGTGGAAATGCGTTCCCCGGATGCATCCGCCAACGTGTACCTGCTCATGGCCGGCCTCTGCGTCGCTTGCCGCTACGGCCTCTCCCTCAAGGACGGTCTCAAGATTGCCGACCAGACCTACGTGAACGTGAACATCCACAAGAAGGAAAACGCAAAGCTGTTGAGCAAGCTCGATACTCTCCCCGACAGTTGCTGGGCATCGGCCGACTGCCTTGCCAAGCAGAGAAAGGTCTACGAGGAATTCGGCGTATTCAGCCCCGCCATGATCGACGGCATCATGGCCCAGCTCAAGGCCTTCAAGGACAAGACGCTCCGCGCCCAGGTCACGAAGTCCAAGACCGCCATGCAGAAGCTCGTGAAGACGTACTTCTACTGCGGCTAA
- the ffh gene encoding signal recognition particle protein, which produces MFSQLTDSLESTLKNLRGQGKLTEENVAESLREVRRAFLEADVNFNVTRDFVKAVKEKALGSEVLNSVTPGQQIVKIIHDELVAVMGGETKEINLSGPAPVGIMMAGLQGSGKTTFAGKIALWMRSKKKRKPLLVAADVYRPAAIKQLQVLGKSIGIPVYDEGQGDPVEIIKHGYQYAKDNGFDLVIYDTAGRLQIDEELMQELEKAKEAVHPDEILFVADAMIGQEAVNVAETFWQRLNFTGVCLSKMDGDTRGGAALSIKKMTGVPICFIGVGEKLPDIDLFHPDRMASRILGMGDVVSLVEKAQQVIDEKDAKDLKKKILNNTFDLNDFLNQLRTIKKLGRIKDILSLIPGLNKLPLDQIDEKQLVYVEAVLSSMTPKERKNPSIINGSRKNRIAKGSGTEIGRVNAVLKQYDDMKEMFKKVGAFAKKQNNGGQIGSNYTPPKVKKKRK; this is translated from the coding sequence ATGTTTTCACAGCTGACCGACTCTCTAGAATCTACCCTCAAGAACCTGCGCGGGCAGGGCAAGCTCACCGAAGAAAACGTCGCCGAATCGCTGCGCGAAGTACGCCGAGCCTTCCTCGAAGCCGACGTGAACTTCAACGTCACCCGCGACTTCGTGAAGGCCGTCAAGGAAAAGGCCCTGGGCTCCGAAGTCCTGAACTCAGTGACCCCCGGTCAGCAGATCGTGAAGATCATCCACGACGAACTCGTGGCCGTCATGGGCGGAGAGACCAAGGAAATCAACCTCTCCGGCCCCGCTCCGGTCGGCATCATGATGGCGGGCCTCCAGGGTTCCGGCAAGACCACCTTCGCAGGTAAGATTGCCCTCTGGATGCGCAGCAAAAAGAAGCGCAAGCCGCTCCTGGTGGCAGCAGACGTCTACCGCCCCGCCGCCATCAAGCAGTTGCAGGTGCTGGGCAAGTCCATCGGCATCCCCGTGTACGACGAGGGCCAGGGCGACCCGGTGGAAATCATCAAGCACGGCTACCAGTACGCGAAGGATAACGGCTTCGATCTCGTAATTTACGATACCGCGGGCCGCCTGCAGATTGACGAAGAGCTCATGCAGGAACTCGAGAAGGCGAAGGAAGCCGTCCACCCCGACGAAATCCTGTTCGTCGCCGACGCGATGATCGGCCAAGAAGCGGTGAACGTCGCCGAGACCTTCTGGCAGCGGCTCAACTTCACGGGCGTGTGCCTCTCGAAGATGGACGGTGACACCCGCGGCGGTGCGGCGCTCTCCATCAAGAAGATGACGGGCGTGCCTATATGCTTTATCGGTGTGGGCGAAAAGCTCCCCGACATTGACCTGTTCCACCCCGACCGCATGGCCAGCCGCATTCTCGGCATGGGCGACGTGGTGAGCCTCGTGGAAAAGGCGCAGCAGGTCATTGACGAGAAGGACGCAAAGGACCTCAAGAAGAAGATCCTCAACAACACCTTCGACCTGAACGACTTTTTGAACCAGCTACGCACCATCAAGAAACTCGGCCGCATCAAAGATATATTGAGCCTGATTCCGGGGCTCAACAAACTCCCGCTTGACCAGATCGACGAAAAGCAGCTGGTGTACGTGGAGGCGGTGCTCAGTTCCATGACACCCAAGGAACGCAAGAACCCCTCGATTATCAACGGCAGCCGCAAGAACCGCATCGCCAAGGGCTCGGGTACCGAGATCGGCCGCGTGAACGCCGTACTCAAGCAGTACGACGACATGAAGGAAATGTTCAAGAAGGTGGGAGCCTTCGCCAAGAAACAGAACAACGGCGGCCAAATTGGCAGCAACTATACCCCGCCGAAAGTTAAGAAGAAAAGAAAGTAA
- a CDS encoding pyridoxal phosphate-dependent aminotransferase: protein MKPLSQRTETFTDSVIRRMTRIANACGAINLSQGFPDFDPPESLTRRLAEIAPVGPHQYAITFGAQNFREALSDKQFHFSGLRYDPQKEIVITCGSTEAMMASMMSVCNPGDKVVLFSPFYENYSADTILCGATPVYVPLSPVDLSFDADVLESAMKQPGVKALVLCNPANPSGKVFTREELSVIASLAMKYDLYVITDEVYEHIIYAPHRHTYISTLPGMFERTIECSSLSKTYSITGWRLGYVLAATPVMDRVKKVHDFLTVGAAAPLMEAAVTALRFDDSYYADLQAHYTHMKQLFTDGLRNLGLRFTEPQGAYFVLIDISEFGYDGDEQFCIDMAQKVGVAAVPGSSFFREPINHLVRLHFAKKDETLNDALNRLENLKKLKR, encoded by the coding sequence ATGAAGCCGTTAAGCCAGCGTACCGAGACCTTTACCGATTCCGTTATCCGCAGAATGACCCGCATAGCGAACGCCTGCGGGGCGATAAACCTTTCGCAGGGATTCCCGGATTTCGACCCTCCGGAGTCGCTGACGAGGCGGCTGGCAGAAATCGCCCCCGTGGGTCCGCACCAGTATGCGATTACGTTCGGTGCGCAGAATTTCCGCGAGGCGCTGAGCGACAAGCAGTTCCATTTTAGCGGTCTGCGATACGACCCGCAAAAAGAAATCGTCATCACCTGCGGTAGTACCGAGGCGATGATGGCCTCCATGATGTCCGTCTGCAACCCTGGCGACAAGGTCGTGCTGTTCTCGCCGTTCTACGAGAACTACTCCGCCGACACGATCCTCTGCGGTGCGACTCCCGTTTACGTGCCGCTATCCCCGGTGGACTTGAGCTTCGATGCCGACGTTTTGGAAAGTGCCATGAAGCAGCCGGGCGTGAAGGCTCTCGTGCTGTGCAACCCCGCGAATCCGAGCGGGAAGGTCTTTACCCGCGAGGAACTCTCGGTGATTGCCTCCCTGGCGATGAAGTACGACCTGTACGTGATTACGGACGAAGTGTACGAGCATATCATCTACGCGCCTCACCGTCACACGTATATCTCGACGCTCCCGGGAATGTTCGAACGCACCATCGAGTGCAGCAGCCTGAGCAAGACTTATTCAATTACCGGGTGGCGTCTCGGATACGTGCTTGCCGCGACCCCCGTGATGGACCGCGTCAAGAAAGTCCACGACTTTCTGACGGTCGGCGCCGCCGCCCCGCTCATGGAAGCCGCCGTGACGGCGCTCCGCTTTGACGATTCGTACTACGCGGACCTTCAGGCGCACTACACGCACATGAAGCAGTTGTTTACGGACGGCTTGCGGAACCTGGGACTTCGCTTTACTGAACCGCAAGGCGCTTACTTTGTCCTAATCGACATCTCCGAATTCGGCTATGATGGGGATGAACAGTTTTGCATCGACATGGCGCAAAAGGTGGGCGTTGCCGCGGTGCCTGGCTCCAGCTTTTTCCGCGAACCGATAAATCATCTGGTGCGTCTCCATTTCGCGAAAAAAGATGAAACACTAAACGATGCGCTGAACCGCCTCGAAAACCTCAAAAAACTCAAACGTTGA
- a CDS encoding MATE family efflux transporter, which produces MVDAILDKFYRPSKFKKNGDVKDVLVVALPMLLSMSFDTFMTFIDRLFLSKLGPAEMNASLGAGAMNLVLLTFFTGAISYTTAMVAQRLGAKKERDCAKVFMQALYLSLVCVPLLYLTIPVGHWIFAAEHLSADQLEYQKTYFDILMFGGVINLVRNTAPYFFSGIGETKIVMKAAFVGMIVNIVCNYVLIYGCGPIPALGVAGAAFGTLIGNLVSTVILFAKFFGHSCNSRFASRHAFAFNAALTKELLQKGLPSGVEMFLNMSAFQLLILLFHGMGPVSATAASVMFNWDMVAYVPLMGLEIASTSLVGRYVGAKNAAAANRSTFSGLKVGWIYSAIIAVLFLLLPGVLTDVFKPDVGAATAEAMAIFASARPTTIFMLRIAVIYIIVEVLLVIYAGALRGAGDTVWVMFAGAIMNWCVPITLYITAYVLGASARYAWIAVVAIYGTAPVFFYLRWRGGKWRRHVLDV; this is translated from the coding sequence ATGGTCGACGCGATACTCGATAAGTTCTACAGGCCGTCAAAATTCAAGAAAAACGGCGACGTGAAGGATGTGCTCGTTGTGGCGCTCCCGATGCTTCTGTCGATGTCTTTCGATACCTTCATGACGTTTATCGACCGCCTGTTCCTCTCGAAGCTCGGGCCTGCCGAGATGAACGCGAGCCTGGGGGCGGGAGCCATGAACCTAGTGCTCCTCACGTTTTTCACAGGTGCCATCAGTTATACGACCGCGATGGTGGCGCAGCGCCTGGGGGCAAAGAAGGAGCGGGATTGCGCGAAGGTCTTTATGCAAGCGCTCTACCTGTCGCTGGTGTGCGTGCCGCTTTTGTACCTGACGATTCCTGTGGGTCATTGGATTTTTGCCGCGGAGCATTTGTCTGCCGATCAGCTGGAGTACCAAAAGACCTATTTCGACATATTGATGTTCGGTGGTGTCATCAACCTGGTGCGCAATACGGCGCCGTACTTTTTTAGCGGCATCGGCGAAACCAAGATTGTGATGAAGGCGGCGTTTGTGGGCATGATTGTGAACATCGTATGCAACTACGTGCTCATTTACGGCTGCGGCCCGATCCCGGCGCTTGGCGTGGCGGGGGCGGCCTTTGGGACTCTCATCGGAAACCTGGTTTCGACGGTGATTCTTTTTGCCAAGTTCTTTGGGCATTCTTGCAACAGCCGGTTTGCCTCGCGCCATGCATTCGCATTTAATGCCGCACTTACCAAGGAGCTCCTGCAAAAGGGACTTCCGTCGGGCGTCGAGATGTTCCTCAATATGTCGGCGTTCCAGTTGCTCATTCTGCTGTTCCACGGGATGGGCCCCGTTTCGGCGACCGCCGCCTCGGTGATGTTCAACTGGGACATGGTGGCGTACGTGCCGCTGATGGGCCTGGAGATCGCCTCTACGAGCCTTGTGGGGCGCTACGTCGGGGCGAAAAATGCGGCGGCAGCCAATCGCAGCACCTTCTCTGGGCTCAAGGTGGGCTGGATATATTCTGCCATAATTGCCGTGCTGTTCCTGCTTTTGCCGGGAGTCTTGACCGATGTCTTTAAACCCGACGTGGGGGCGGCGACCGCTGAGGCTATGGCGATATTCGCGTCGGCTCGCCCTACGACCATCTTTATGCTCCGCATCGCCGTTATATACATTATTGTGGAAGTCTTGCTTGTGATTTATGCCGGAGCACTTCGCGGGGCGGGCGATACGGTTTGGGTGATGTTCGCCGGAGCCATCATGAACTGGTGCGTGCCTATCACGCTCTACATAACCGCCTATGTTTTGGGGGCTTCGGCCCGGTACGCATGGATTGCCGTGGTCGCCATCTACGGGACGGCCCCGGTATTCTTTTACCTGCGCTGGCGGGGAGGCAAGTGGCGTCGCCATGTATTGGACGTGTAG
- a CDS encoding DUF4230 domain-containing protein, with product MKWTLRIAALVVLLCVTVAMTVYVMKKLEPAEPDGPQITSAFVENQIREISELATLHHHYRKNANYQDAKKLLEYMPDWRINKSIKEFMLIYQGDVKLGYDLKEVKVLVEPVTKTISVSLPEPKILSHSIDFESIQVLWEKQGWFNDIKFEDFKQFFVAEQKKYEEENNEELKSRAREHAKKIILLALAAVARDGYQVNLE from the coding sequence ATGAAATGGACGTTGAGAATCGCGGCTCTCGTCGTTCTCTTGTGCGTGACGGTGGCTATGACCGTCTATGTCATGAAAAAGCTGGAACCTGCCGAACCCGATGGGCCGCAAATTACGAGCGCGTTTGTAGAAAACCAGATTAGGGAAATTTCCGAACTGGCGACACTCCATCACCACTACCGCAAGAATGCGAATTACCAGGATGCCAAGAAACTCCTGGAATACATGCCCGATTGGCGCATCAACAAGTCTATCAAGGAATTCATGCTGATATATCAGGGCGATGTCAAGCTGGGCTACGACCTGAAGGAAGTCAAGGTCCTTGTCGAACCCGTCACGAAGACGATTTCCGTTTCGCTGCCCGAACCGAAGATCCTGAGCCACAGTATCGATTTCGAGAGTATCCAGGTCCTATGGGAAAAACAGGGCTGGTTCAACGACATCAAGTTCGAGGACTTCAAGCAGTTCTTTGTCGCCGAACAGAAAAAGTACGAAGAAGAAAATAACGAAGAATTGAAGTCCCGTGCGCGTGAACATGCCAAGAAAATAATCCTGCTCGCCTTGGCGGCGGTCGCCAGGGACGGTTACCAGGTAAATTTGGAATAA